A stretch of Pomacea canaliculata isolate SZHN2017 linkage group LG6, ASM307304v1, whole genome shotgun sequence DNA encodes these proteins:
- the LOC112566231 gene encoding uncharacterized protein KIAA1211 homolog, giving the protein MLKLKEDQLKMEEEEAVLREEKETSSMPKIKEISEEEAIKLQQEIEKLKEEEREKEIEEEEEEREEEERQRVEEERKRADEKIRELTDYEADILQHEIDQAKQDQIQKRKIKLEKKAQEKEEARKRMEETKIREITDEEAARLQSEILKVCLQTSS; this is encoded by the exons ATGCTAAAGCTAAAAGAGGACCAATTAAAAATGGAGGAAGAGGAAGCTGTATTGagggaagaaaaggaaacaagcaGCATGCCAAAGATTAAAGAGATCTCGGAAGAAGAAGCTATCAAACTTCAACAAGAAATTGAAAAG ctgaaggaagaagagagagaaaaagaaatagaagaggaagaagaagaaagggaagaggAGGAAAGGCAAAGAgtagaggaggagagaaaaagggcAGATGAAAAGATCAGAGAACTCACAGATTATGAAGCAGACATTCTTCAGCATGAGATTGACCAG GCAAAGCAAGATCAGATACAAAAGAGGAAGATTAAATTAGAGAAGAAAgcacaggaaaaagaagaggcAAGAAAAAGGATGGAAGAAACTAAGATAAGGGAAATTACAGATGAAGAGGCTGCAAGACTTCAGAGTGAAATACTCAAGGTTTGTCTTCAAACATCCAGCTAA